In Haloimpatiens massiliensis, the following are encoded in one genomic region:
- a CDS encoding DUF1292 domain-containing protein — MNNEEMKKCCCNEEENHSCCEEHGEDHGCCGEHDHECGCGCGEHETLMVDLEDENGNVVKCEVVDGFAYKDNEYAIVQNPEDGSVYLFKVIGDGEEIAELAIPDDKEFDEVKEYYESLLED; from the coding sequence ATGAATAATGAAGAAATGAAAAAATGTTGCTGCAACGAAGAAGAAAATCATAGCTGTTGTGAAGAACATGGTGAAGATCATGGATGCTGTGGAGAACATGATCATGAATGTGGTTGCGGTTGTGGCGAACATGAAACTCTAATGGTAGACTTAGAAGATGAAAATGGAAATGTGGTGAAATGTGAAGTAGTAGATGGCTTTGCATATAAAGACAATGAATATGCTATTGTTCAAAATCCAGAAGATGGTTCAGTATATTTATTTAAGGTAATAGGTGATGGAGAAGAAATAGCAGAACTCGCTATACCAGATGATAAAGAATTTGATGAAGTTAAAGAATACTATGAAAGTTTACTAGAAGATTAA
- the nifJ gene encoding pyruvate:ferredoxin (flavodoxin) oxidoreductase, translating to MSPIQRKWKTMDGNTAAAHVAYAFTDVAAIYPITPSSPMAEHVDEWATQGRKNIFGQTVRVMEMQSEAGASGAVHGSLQAGALTSTFTASQGLLLMIPNMYKIAGELLPGVFHVSARALATHALSIFGDHGDVMATRQTGFALLASGGVQEVMDLSPVAHLASIEGKVPFVNFFDGFRTSHEIQKIQMWDYEELAKMIDMDKVEEFRQKALNPEHPVTRGTAQNPDIYFQGREASNKYYEALPEIVEKYMGKINESIGTNYHLFNYYGAPDAERMIVAMGSVCDTIEETVDYLMNKGEKVGVLNVHLYRPFSLEHFFKYIPKTVKKIAVLDRTKEPGSEGEPLYLDVRNAYFEKDKDMLIVGGRYGLGSKDTTPSHIAAVYENLNAAEPKNGFTIGIVDDVTNTSLEIKETVVTVPEGTSECKFWGLGSDGTVGANKSAIKIIGDHTDMYAQGYFAYDSKKSGGVTISHLRFGKKPIKSTYLISAANYVACHNQAYVYKYDVLAGIKDGGIFLLNTIWNEEELDKNLPASMKKYIAEHNINFYTMDAVKIAQSIGLGGRINMIMQSAFFKLANIIPVEEAAKYLKDAVVQMYGKKGEKVVNMNHAAIDAGAEGVVKIEVPASWKDAKDEECCCCGGERPEFIKEVADVMNRQEGDKLPVSKFIDYVDGTIPAGTAAYEKRGIAVNVPEWQMDKCIQCNQCSYVCPHAVIRPALLTDEEVKNAPEGFKVVKANGGKNFEGLNFAMTVSVMDCTGCGSCAEVCPAKEKALIMKPLGEQAKEQDSFDYALKLEKRNPMGVSNVKGSQFEKPLLEFSGACGGCGETPYAKLVTQLFGDRMMVANATGCSSIWGGSSPASPYTVNDNGHGPAWANSLFEDNAEFGLGMYLGVKAIRETLAEIVKEAIAGGHVGADLKAALNEWLEVMNKGDESKAVTAKIVPLLEAEKDKNNLTKKMYDRKEYFTKKSQWIFGGDGWAYDIGYGGLDHVLATGEDVNVLVFDTEVYSNTGGQSSKATPTAAIAKFAAGGKRTKKKDLGMMAMSYGYVYVAQIAMGADKNQTLKAIKEAEAYEGPSLIIAYAPCINHGLKSGMGKSQLEEKKAVDCGYWALYRYNPALVEEGKKSFALDSKEPTGDFKEFLLGEVRYASLQKVFPDQADSLFDLNEKQAKDRIATYKRLAD from the coding sequence ATGAGTCCAATCCAAAGAAAATGGAAGACAATGGACGGTAATACTGCAGCAGCACACGTTGCTTATGCGTTTACTGACGTTGCAGCAATTTACCCAATAACACCATCATCACCTATGGCAGAGCACGTAGATGAATGGGCAACTCAAGGAAGAAAGAATATATTTGGACAAACTGTAAGAGTAATGGAAATGCAATCTGAAGCCGGAGCATCTGGAGCTGTTCACGGTTCATTACAAGCAGGTGCATTAACATCAACATTCACAGCTTCTCAAGGATTATTATTAATGATCCCTAATATGTATAAAATAGCTGGTGAATTATTACCAGGAGTATTCCACGTAAGTGCTAGAGCTCTAGCAACTCACGCTTTATCAATATTTGGAGACCACGGTGACGTAATGGCAACTAGACAAACTGGTTTTGCATTACTAGCTTCTGGTGGAGTTCAAGAAGTTATGGATCTTTCTCCAGTTGCTCATCTTGCATCTATAGAAGGAAAAGTACCATTTGTAAACTTCTTTGATGGATTTAGAACTTCTCACGAAATACAAAAGATACAAATGTGGGATTATGAAGAACTTGCAAAAATGATAGATATGGATAAAGTAGAAGAATTTAGACAAAAAGCTTTAAATCCAGAACATCCAGTAACTAGAGGTACTGCTCAAAACCCAGATATATACTTCCAAGGAAGAGAAGCTTCTAATAAATATTATGAAGCACTTCCAGAAATAGTAGAAAAATATATGGGAAAAATTAATGAATCTATAGGAACAAACTATCATCTATTCAACTACTATGGAGCACCAGATGCTGAAAGAATGATAGTTGCTATGGGATCAGTTTGCGATACTATAGAAGAAACTGTTGACTATTTAATGAACAAGGGAGAAAAAGTAGGTGTACTTAATGTTCACTTATACAGACCATTCTCACTAGAACATTTCTTTAAATATATACCAAAGACTGTTAAGAAAATAGCTGTTCTTGACAGAACTAAGGAGCCAGGTTCAGAAGGAGAGCCACTATACTTAGATGTAAGAAATGCATACTTTGAAAAAGACAAAGATATGTTAATAGTTGGTGGAAGATATGGATTAGGTTCAAAAGATACAACTCCATCACATATAGCAGCTGTTTATGAAAACTTAAATGCTGCAGAACCAAAGAATGGATTCACTATAGGAATAGTTGATGATGTAACTAATACATCTCTAGAAATAAAAGAAACAGTTGTAACAGTTCCAGAAGGAACTTCAGAATGTAAATTCTGGGGTCTTGGATCAGATGGTACTGTTGGAGCTAACAAGAGCGCTATAAAGATTATAGGAGACCACACAGATATGTATGCTCAAGGATATTTTGCATACGACTCTAAAAAATCTGGTGGAGTTACAATATCTCACTTGAGATTTGGTAAAAAACCAATTAAATCCACTTACTTAATAAGTGCAGCTAACTATGTTGCTTGTCATAATCAAGCGTATGTTTACAAATATGATGTATTAGCTGGAATTAAAGATGGTGGTATATTCCTATTAAATACTATATGGAATGAAGAAGAATTAGATAAAAACTTACCAGCATCAATGAAGAAATACATTGCAGAACATAACATTAATTTCTACACAATGGATGCAGTGAAGATAGCTCAAAGTATTGGCCTTGGTGGAAGAATAAACATGATAATGCAATCTGCTTTCTTCAAATTAGCTAATATAATACCTGTAGAAGAAGCTGCTAAATACTTAAAAGATGCAGTTGTTCAGATGTACGGCAAAAAAGGTGAAAAAGTTGTTAATATGAACCATGCCGCTATAGATGCAGGTGCTGAAGGCGTAGTTAAAATAGAAGTTCCAGCAAGCTGGAAAGATGCTAAAGACGAAGAATGTTGCTGCTGCGGAGGAGAAAGACCAGAATTCATTAAAGAAGTAGCAGATGTTATGAATAGACAAGAAGGAGATAAACTTCCTGTAAGTAAATTTATAGATTATGTAGATGGTACTATACCAGCAGGAACTGCAGCATACGAAAAGAGAGGTATAGCTGTAAATGTACCAGAATGGCAAATGGATAAATGTATACAATGTAACCAATGTTCATATGTATGTCCACATGCTGTTATAAGACCAGCTTTATTGACAGATGAAGAAGTTAAAAATGCACCAGAAGGATTTAAAGTAGTTAAAGCCAATGGTGGAAAGAACTTTGAAGGATTAAACTTTGCTATGACAGTAAGCGTTATGGACTGTACAGGATGTGGAAGTTGTGCTGAAGTTTGTCCTGCTAAGGAAAAAGCTCTTATAATGAAACCACTTGGAGAACAAGCAAAAGAACAAGATTCATTTGACTATGCATTAAAACTTGAAAAGAGAAACCCAATGGGAGTATCTAATGTAAAAGGTAGCCAATTTGAAAAACCACTTCTAGAGTTCAGTGGAGCTTGTGGTGGATGCGGAGAAACTCCATATGCTAAATTAGTAACACAACTATTTGGAGATAGAATGATGGTAGCTAATGCTACAGGATGTTCTTCAATCTGGGGTGGATCATCACCAGCATCTCCATATACTGTAAATGACAATGGTCATGGACCAGCTTGGGCTAACTCATTATTCGAAGACAATGCTGAATTTGGTCTTGGAATGTACTTAGGAGTTAAAGCTATAAGAGAAACTCTTGCTGAAATAGTTAAAGAAGCTATTGCAGGCGGACATGTAGGAGCTGACTTAAAAGCTGCTTTAAATGAATGGTTAGAAGTTATGAACAAGGGTGATGAATCAAAAGCTGTAACAGCTAAGATAGTACCATTGTTAGAAGCTGAAAAAGATAAAAATAATTTAACTAAGAAAATGTATGATAGAAAAGAATACTTCACTAAGAAATCTCAATGGATATTTGGTGGAGACGGTTGGGCTTACGATATAGGATATGGCGGATTAGACCACGTTTTAGCAACTGGAGAAGACGTAAATGTTCTTGTATTTGATACAGAAGTTTACTCTAATACAGGCGGACAATCTTCTAAAGCTACTCCAACAGCAGCTATAGCTAAGTTTGCAGCTGGTGGAAAGAGAACTAAGAAGAAAGACCTTGGAATGATGGCTATGAGTTATGGATATGTTTATGTTGCTCAAATAGCTATGGGAGCTGACAAAAATCAAACTCTTAAAGCTATAAAAGAAGCAGAAGCTTATGAAGGACCATCACTAATAATAGCTTATGCTCCATGTATAAACCATGGATTAAAATCAGGCATGGGCAAGAGTCAATTAGAAGAAAAGAAAGCTGTAGATTGCGGATACTGGGCTCTATATAGATACAACCCAGCACTAGTAGAAGAAGGCAAAAAATCTTTCGCATTAGATTCTAAAGAGCCAACTGGAGACTTTAAGGAATTCTTATTAGGTGAAGTTAGATATGCATCACTTCAAAAAGTATTCCCAGATCAAGCAGACTCATTATTTGACTTGAACGAAAAACAAGCTAAAGACAGAATAGCAACTTATAAAAGACTTGCTGACTAA
- a CDS encoding flavodoxin, which produces MKKMSIIYWSNGGNVEVLANKIKEGAESSNANVNMKLVSEAKIQDVTESDVVAFGSPSMDNNRIEQLEMEPFINEFKMLPVNGKKVALFGSYGWDNGQFMEDWKEKMKDYGFDVIDTLVVRETPNEQQLNNAYDLGKKLANL; this is translated from the coding sequence GTGAAAAAAATGTCAATTATTTACTGGAGCAATGGTGGAAATGTTGAAGTTTTGGCAAATAAAATAAAAGAGGGTGCTGAAAGTTCAAATGCGAATGTAAATATGAAATTGGTTTCAGAAGCAAAAATTCAAGATGTAACTGAAAGTGATGTAGTTGCTTTTGGAAGTCCTTCTATGGATAATAATAGAATTGAACAACTGGAAATGGAACCTTTCATAAATGAATTCAAGATGCTACCTGTGAATGGTAAAAAAGTTGCATTATTTGGTTCCTATGGTTGGGATAATGGACAGTTCATGGAAGATTGGAAGGAAAAAATGAAAGATTACGGGTTTGATGTAATCGATACTTTAGTAGTAAGAGAGACACCTAATGAGCAGCAGCTTAATAATGCTTATGATTTAGGTAAAAAATTAGCTAATCTATAG
- a CDS encoding MBL fold metallo-hydrolase RNA specificity domain-containing protein: MEIEFYGAAGCVTGSCHILKYGGKKILLDCGLYQGKDEKERGNDFFAFNPKEIDYVILSHAHIDHSGRIPLLYKMGFKGEVICTEATMDLCSAMLRDSGFIQEMEVEWKNRKKMRQGLELIEPLYTAKIAELSMYLFRGYKYDKFIELFPGFKIRFKDSGHLLGSAIVEIFMVEKDGEVKVVYSGDLGNVNVPILKDPATIDYADYIIMETTYGNRYHGNITNQLEKLATIIKTTIARGGNVIIPSFAVGRTQEVIYSLNKYVESNFFKNVKFFVDSPLANETTKIFEKHTEEYDEEAKKLIRKGDDPLSFRGLTFVNSVEESVQVNKIPKGAVVISASGMCEAGRIRHHLKHNLWRKECSIVFVGYQAEGTLGYKILNGEKKVKIFGEEIAVNAEIHRLDGLSGHADRQGLFNWIEGFKNKPKGILLVHGESETQKSFKVALESKGYDARIMQQGDVFNGNNFIKEDKETFKDKVIRKIDSYEKLDEGNIDELIEDIRNIIKMNKK; the protein is encoded by the coding sequence ATGGAGATAGAGTTTTATGGCGCAGCTGGGTGTGTAACGGGTTCTTGTCACATTCTTAAGTATGGGGGTAAGAAAATACTTTTAGATTGTGGTCTATATCAAGGTAAGGATGAAAAAGAAAGGGGAAATGATTTTTTTGCCTTTAATCCAAAGGAAATAGACTATGTGATACTATCTCATGCTCATATTGACCATAGTGGGAGAATACCTCTTTTATATAAAATGGGTTTTAAAGGAGAGGTTATTTGCACAGAAGCTACCATGGATTTATGTAGTGCAATGCTTAGGGATAGTGGATTTATACAAGAAATGGAAGTTGAGTGGAAAAATAGAAAGAAAATGAGACAAGGTTTAGAACTTATAGAACCTCTTTATACTGCTAAAATAGCAGAATTGAGTATGTATTTATTTAGAGGATATAAATATGATAAATTTATAGAATTATTTCCAGGTTTTAAGATTAGATTTAAAGACTCTGGTCATCTTTTAGGTTCAGCCATAGTAGAAATATTTATGGTAGAAAAAGATGGAGAAGTGAAGGTGGTTTATAGTGGTGATTTGGGAAATGTAAATGTACCTATACTGAAAGATCCAGCTACTATAGATTACGCAGATTACATAATAATGGAGACTACTTATGGTAACAGATATCATGGAAATATTACAAACCAATTAGAAAAGCTAGCTACCATAATTAAAACAACTATAGCTAGAGGAGGAAATGTGATAATACCATCTTTTGCTGTGGGAAGAACCCAAGAAGTAATATATTCCTTAAATAAATATGTAGAAAGTAATTTTTTTAAAAATGTAAAATTTTTCGTGGATAGTCCTTTAGCAAATGAAACTACTAAAATATTTGAAAAACATACTGAGGAATATGATGAGGAAGCTAAAAAATTAATAAGAAAAGGAGATGATCCTTTGAGTTTTAGGGGACTCACCTTTGTGAATTCAGTAGAGGAGTCTGTACAAGTAAATAAAATACCAAAGGGAGCGGTGGTTATATCTGCCAGTGGTATGTGTGAAGCTGGCAGAATAAGACATCACCTAAAGCATAATTTATGGAGGAAAGAGTGTTCTATAGTATTTGTAGGATATCAAGCTGAAGGAACTTTGGGATATAAAATATTAAATGGTGAAAAAAAAGTTAAAATTTTCGGAGAAGAAATAGCAGTTAACGCGGAAATCCATAGACTAGATGGACTTTCTGGCCATGCAGATAGACAGGGACTTTTCAACTGGATAGAGGGATTTAAAAACAAACCTAAGGGTATACTTTTAGTTCATGGAGAAAGTGAAACACAAAAAAGTTTTAAGGTCGCATTAGAAAGTAAAGGATATGATGCAAGAATAATGCAACAAGGAGATGTTTTTAACGGAAATAATTTCATCAAGGAAGATAAAGAAACATTTAAAGATAAGGTAATTAGGAAAATAGATTCCTATGAAAAGCTTGATGAAGGCAACATAGATGAACTAATTGAGGATATTAGGAATATAATTAAAATGAATAAAAAATAG
- a CDS encoding undecaprenyldiphospho-muramoylpentapeptide beta-N-acetylglucosaminyltransferase: MMKIIMTGGGSAGHVTPNLALIPKLRKLGYEIEYIGSEQGIERKIIEEQGIKYYSISTGKLRRYFDLKNISDPFKVIKGIFEAAAIIKSEKPKVVFSKGGFVSVPVVIGAKLNKIPVVSHESDMTPGLANKIAIPYCNKICVTFPETLKHIKSGKGIVSGTPIREELFEGSKIKALKICKFNGEKPILLVIGGSLGSKFINDLIRNNIDKLIDKYDIIHICGKNNLDTCLEHREGYKQYEYVGEELKHFMTAADLVVSRAGANVIYELLALTKPNLLIPLSAKVSRGDQILNAGSFKRSGFSKVLQEEETNNEVFMQNLEELYNEKHLYIKKMRESGFQNGTDIIIDTIRKAMKN, translated from the coding sequence ATAATGAAGATAATAATGACTGGTGGAGGTTCTGCAGGACATGTAACTCCTAATTTAGCATTAATACCAAAGCTAAGAAAATTGGGATATGAAATAGAGTATATAGGTAGTGAACAGGGGATTGAAAGAAAAATAATAGAAGAACAGGGAATAAAATACTATTCCATATCCACAGGAAAGCTTAGAAGGTACTTTGATTTAAAAAACATATCTGATCCATTCAAGGTTATAAAGGGGATATTTGAGGCAGCTGCTATAATTAAAAGCGAAAAACCTAAAGTTGTATTTTCTAAGGGTGGATTTGTTTCTGTGCCAGTAGTTATAGGAGCTAAATTAAATAAAATTCCAGTAGTTTCTCATGAATCAGATATGACACCTGGACTAGCAAATAAAATAGCCATACCTTATTGCAACAAAATATGTGTTACTTTTCCTGAAACTTTGAAACATATAAAAAGTGGAAAAGGAATTGTAAGTGGAACTCCTATAAGAGAAGAATTATTTGAGGGAAGTAAAATTAAAGCTTTAAAAATATGCAAATTTAATGGAGAAAAACCTATTCTATTAGTAATAGGAGGAAGCTTAGGATCTAAATTTATAAACGATTTAATTAGAAATAATATAGATAAACTTATTGATAAGTATGATATTATTCATATTTGTGGTAAAAATAATCTAGATACTTGTTTAGAACATAGGGAAGGATATAAACAATATGAATATGTGGGAGAGGAATTAAAGCATTTTATGACTGCAGCTGATTTAGTAGTATCTAGAGCGGGAGCTAATGTTATTTATGAATTATTGGCATTAACCAAACCCAATCTATTAATACCATTATCAGCTAAAGTAAGCAGAGGAGATCAAATATTAAATGCTGGTTCTTTTAAAAGAAGTGGATTTAGTAAAGTTCTTCAGGAAGAAGAAACTAATAATGAAGTGTTTATGCAAAATTTAGAGGAACTATATAATGAAAAACACTTATACATTAAAAAAATGAGAGAAAGTGGATTCCAAAATGGAACTGATATTATTATTGACACCATTAGGAAGGCAATGAAAAATTAA
- a CDS encoding alpha/beta-type small acid-soluble spore protein, producing MMRNLVPEARNGLNRFKMEVANELGVPFTDYNGNLTSRQCGSVGGEMVKRMVEQYERTL from the coding sequence ATAATGAGAAACTTAGTACCAGAAGCTAGGAATGGATTAAACAGATTTAAAATGGAAGTAGCTAATGAACTAGGCGTACCTTTTACAGATTACAATGGTAACTTAACTTCTAGACAATGTGGTTCTGTTGGTGGAGAAATGGTTAAACGAATGGTAGAACAATACGAAAGAACTTTATAA
- a CDS encoding radical SAM/SPASM domain-containing protein yields the protein MKIFDTIEAFLKISISIDDLTNDGNFYLLKGDFNYEDEIINIIDFINLDEYMESCENDKLPISKKKLYASIKEFKKNKWVYILVHARASEEKSKSEFSYVDSDLCELLKNKANELGYSLPLVFTLVCKESLIFKIYYNDKIIIQDTLYTKFEEYDSSMWNLKVLSSDSYNKAAIYHKNTNSIILINASEANKISEWQIKFKENKLTSLQRMVFKKFVYSNFDIDNKNKMLSDENFKKTGIINHLQFMVQLSCNLKCKYCYADEGTYGFSNNIILDKNHAVVILNNLIKKGIHKIDKITFFGGEPSIYPEVIKAICEHCKYLNSKGDLVSIPKFYMVTNGTNLNELLIETIKEYEIKLTISLDGPLYINDQLRINKNGEGTYTCVYNNLIKMKKNSIKPAMVEATYTNIHEINNISRCDLRNILKKELSIPIVYLADCTSTKFKPKTVENVQEGILKRIDDAMINNNIAELDNEILNLIKRILNHLNNKSITNNLYCSSGYKMISILGNGAYYPCHRFVGNENYKIGNILDDKINLSFKDILKKNEIEYCKDCWASEFCNKCTWKLLNEKNTSFISDEINSCNKTRTIIKHVILTYINLNTGDKKRFINNIKKLNEL from the coding sequence ATGAAAATATTTGATACTATAGAGGCATTTTTAAAGATTTCAATATCTATAGATGATTTGACTAATGATGGGAATTTTTACTTGTTAAAGGGAGATTTTAATTATGAGGATGAAATTATTAATATAATCGATTTTATTAATTTAGATGAATATATGGAATCATGTGAGAATGATAAATTACCTATTAGTAAAAAAAAATTATATGCTAGTATCAAAGAGTTTAAGAAAAATAAATGGGTATATATTCTTGTGCATGCCCGTGCATCTGAAGAAAAAAGTAAATCAGAATTTTCGTATGTAGATAGTGATTTATGTGAATTATTGAAAAATAAAGCAAATGAATTAGGATATTCTTTACCATTAGTATTTACTTTGGTTTGTAAAGAATCTTTAATATTTAAAATTTATTATAATGATAAAATTATAATACAAGATACATTATATACAAAATTTGAAGAATATGATTCATCAATGTGGAATTTAAAAGTGTTATCTAGCGATTCTTATAATAAAGCTGCAATATATCATAAAAATACAAACTCTATAATTTTAATAAATGCATCAGAGGCAAATAAAATTAGTGAATGGCAAATAAAGTTTAAAGAAAATAAATTAACTAGTTTACAAAGAATGGTATTTAAAAAATTTGTATATTCCAATTTTGATATAGATAACAAAAATAAAATGTTGTCTGATGAAAATTTTAAAAAAACAGGAATTATCAATCATCTCCAATTTATGGTTCAATTATCATGTAATTTAAAGTGTAAATATTGTTATGCTGATGAAGGAACATATGGATTTTCAAATAATATAATTCTTGATAAAAATCATGCAGTGGTAATACTTAATAATCTTATCAAGAAAGGTATCCATAAAATAGATAAGATAACATTTTTTGGAGGAGAGCCTAGTATTTATCCAGAAGTTATAAAAGCAATATGTGAACATTGTAAATATCTTAATAGTAAAGGTGACTTAGTATCAATTCCAAAATTTTATATGGTAACTAATGGAACGAATTTAAACGAGTTATTAATTGAAACTATAAAGGAGTATGAAATAAAGCTTACTATTAGTTTGGATGGCCCACTATATATCAATGATCAATTAAGAATAAATAAGAATGGGGAAGGGACATATACTTGTGTTTATAACAATTTAATAAAAATGAAAAAAAATAGTATTAAACCGGCAATGGTTGAGGCAACTTATACTAATATACATGAAATAAATAATATCTCAAGATGTGACTTGAGAAATATACTGAAAAAGGAATTATCTATACCTATTGTGTATTTAGCTGATTGTACATCAACGAAATTTAAACCCAAAACTGTTGAAAATGTCCAAGAAGGTATACTTAAACGTATAGATGATGCTATGATAAATAATAATATAGCAGAATTAGATAATGAAATTTTAAATTTAATAAAAAGGATTTTAAACCATTTGAACAACAAATCAATTACAAATAATTTATATTGTTCGTCGGGTTATAAAATGATCAGTATTTTAGGAAATGGTGCTTACTATCCTTGCCATAGGTTTGTTGGAAATGAAAATTATAAAATTGGAAATATATTGGATGATAAAATAAATCTAAGTTTTAAAGATATTTTGAAAAAAAATGAGATTGAATATTGTAAAGATTGTTGGGCAAGTGAATTTTGTAATAAATGTACATGGAAATTACTAAATGAAAAGAACACATCATTTATATCTGATGAAATAAATTCATGTAATAAAACAAGAACTATAATAAAACATGTAATATTAACATATATAAATTTGAATACTGGAGATAAGAAAAGATTTATAAACAATATAAAAAAATTGAATGAGCTATAA
- a CDS encoding ABC transporter ATP-binding protein: MKNKGIRLSKYFRSNIIVFILLIIADIGVAISMVIWSLFMKGLADVGTKGDIMGIKKLLLFGIIFLIFSFVINNFQYFCSRYFLRKVNYQLKRDIFNAILSKNINDFNESNSAKFISILNNDIVTIENNYFINIPNIIENIITFLVATITLFVYEPLIAIVILLLSCIPMLIPMIFGKKISEKQKKYFNFLEIYNTKIKDIFNGFEIIKSFNADNEANKLHTSATKDVENSRFDFRKSQSISWVIQHTLTYTSCIIQLTFSIYFVLKGKITLGVFLGIMQISNYVNNPIRQASKQLVNLKSIKSIKIKIEEILNVPKQDENSKFIGENLIESAPIKLNNLSYGYDVSSLVLKNINFNFEEGKKYALVGSSGSGKSTLVKLIMKYYDAYQGEIIIGTQNLKNIDKTSLNNNFSMIHQRVIIFDDTLKNNITMFKEYSKEHVQQAIKCAGLDELIRSLPEGVDTKVHESGNNFSGGEQQRISIARAFLKNTSVMILDEATSSLDNKTAMKIENIVLEKKELTAIVVTHKLVPNTLRKYDCIVTLNHGRIEEYGSFDELMNNKGYFYSLYTINS, from the coding sequence GTGAAAAATAAAGGAATAAGATTAAGTAAATATTTTCGTTCCAACATAATAGTATTTATTCTATTGATAATTGCAGATATTGGGGTAGCTATTTCAATGGTTATTTGGTCACTTTTTATGAAAGGATTAGCAGATGTTGGAACAAAAGGTGATATAATGGGTATAAAAAAATTATTATTATTTGGAATTATTTTTTTAATATTTTCATTTGTAATTAATAATTTTCAATATTTTTGTAGTAGATATTTTTTAAGAAAAGTAAATTATCAGCTTAAAAGAGATATTTTTAATGCAATATTATCAAAAAATATAAATGATTTTAATGAAAGTAATAGTGCAAAATTTATATCTATTTTAAATAATGATATTGTTACAATTGAAAATAATTATTTTATTAATATACCAAATATTATTGAAAATATAATTACTTTTTTAGTTGCAACAATTACTTTATTTGTATATGAACCTTTAATAGCTATAGTTATATTATTATTATCGTGTATTCCTATGTTAATTCCAATGATATTTGGCAAAAAAATTTCAGAAAAACAGAAGAAATATTTTAATTTTTTAGAAATATATAATACTAAGATAAAAGATATTTTTAATGGATTTGAAATTATTAAAAGCTTTAATGCTGATAATGAAGCTAACAAACTACATACTAGTGCTACCAAAGATGTGGAAAATTCACGATTCGATTTTAGAAAATCTCAAAGTATATCGTGGGTTATACAACATACATTAACTTATACATCTTGTATAATTCAGTTAACATTTTCTATATATTTTGTGTTAAAAGGTAAAATCACTTTGGGGGTATTTTTAGGTATTATGCAAATATCTAATTATGTGAATAATCCAATTAGACAAGCTTCTAAGCAATTAGTTAATTTAAAATCTATAAAATCTATAAAAATTAAAATAGAGGAAATTTTGAATGTTCCAAAACAAGATGAAAATTCAAAGTTTATTGGAGAGAATTTAATAGAGTCAGCACCAATAAAATTAAATAATTTAAGTTATGGATACGATGTTAGTAGTTTAGTTTTGAAGAATATTAACTTTAACTTTGAAGAAGGTAAAAAGTATGCGTTAGTAGGAAGTAGTGGATCTGGTAAATCAACTTTAGTTAAATTAATTATGAAATATTATGATGCATATCAAGGAGAAATTATTATAGGTACACAAAATTTAAAAAATATTGATAAAACAAGTTTAAATAATAATTTTTCAATGATTCATCAGAGAGTAATAATATTTGATGATACTCTTAAAAATAATATAACTATGTTTAAGGAGTATTCAAAGGAGCATGTACAACAAGCTATAAAATGTGCAGGATTAGATGAATTGATTAGAAGTTTACCAGAAGGAGTAGATACAAAGGTTCATGAAAGTGGAAATAATTTTTCTGGTGGAGAACAACAAAGAATATCTATAGCTCGTGCATTTTTGAAAAATACTTCTGTAATGATACTTGATGAAGCAACATCAAGCTTAGATAATAAAACTGCAATGAAAATAGAAAATATAGTTCTAGAAAAAAAAGAACTAACAGCAATAGTGGTAACTCACAAATTAGTGCCAAATACTCTAAGAAAATATGATTGTATAGTTACATTAAATCACGGTAGAATCGAAGAATATGGTTCATTTGATGAATTAATGAATAATAAGGGGTATTTTTATAGCCTATATACAATAAATAGCTAA